A window of bacterium genomic DNA:
TCGGCTTGTTTTGGAGCAGAAGCTGGGACCGCGCTTTGCCGGTGGCCAGGGCCCACTGGAAGATGCTTCGCTTAATGGAAGGCCCGTTCTCCACGTCGTTCATGACCTTGGTGTAGATCTTCTCGAAGATCCGGGGCACGCTGACCATGAAATGAGGCTTCACCTGGCCGATATCCTCGAGCAGCTTGTCGATGCTTTCGGCGTAGGCATGGGTGAAGCCGACCTTGAGCTGATAAAACTGGATGACCCGAGCCAGGATATGAGCCAGCGGAAGGAAGATCAGGCTGGTGTCATTGGGGTCGATCGGCATGCTCCGCTCGGCCGCCTCGACTTCGTAAACGATATTGCTGTGGTGGAGCATCACGCCCTTGGGCGGGCCGGTGGTGCCGGAGGTGTAAACCAGGGTCGCGAGCTGGTCGAGGCCGATCTGGCGGATCCGGGAATCGAAATCGGTGGCGGAGCCCTCGGCCAAGGCCTTGAATTCGTCGAAAGTCAGGATGTCCTCGCCCATCACCTTGCCGTCGATCATGACGATCTTGAGAGCCTGGGGTAAGCCGCGCTTGGCCTTGAGGACTTTTTCGAGCTGGGTGGAGTTTTCGACGAAGATGACCTTGGTGCCGCTGTCGCGAAGGATGTGCTCGACTTCCTCGGCAACCGAAGAATGATAGATCGGCACCGTGACCCCGCCTAGCGAGAGAATGGCCACGTCGAGCAGGGTCCATTCATATCGGGTGTTGGCAATGATCGACACCCGGTCGCCGCTCGTGACCCCCAGCTTTTTGAGCGATTCGGAAAAAGACTTCACCCATTTGAGGGCCTGGGTCCAACTCACGGTCTGCCAAAGGCCGGCTTGCTTATAGCGCAGGCAACCCTCGTCCCCTCGCCGCTCGGCCGCATCCTGGAACATCCGAAGGATATTTTCTGGAGCCATAGGCGGTATATAAGAGCAAGCCCCTGAGTTGTCTAGGGTTTTGTCGGATCGCAGCGTTCGATCCAGGGCAGGTTCCGGTAGAAGCCATCCAAATCCATGCCGTAGCCCACGACGTAGTCGCCACCGACCTCGAAGCCGACATAGTCCACCTGCAAGTCCGCGGGCGAGGTCTTTTTCTTAAGTAAGCTGCAAAACTTGACCGAAAGGGCTCCTTTTCCCATCAGGTGGGGCCGGACGAAACGAAGGGTCTGGCCGGTATCGACCACGTCTTCCAGGACCAGGACGTGGCAATCGGCCACCGATTGGGTGAGGTCGAATTCGAGCCGGAGGTCGCCGGAGCGCCCGTCGGCGCCGTAGCTGGAGACGCGAAGAAAGTCGACCCGCAGCGGGAGCTTCAGGCGGCGGATCAGATCGGCCATGAAGATGGCGGCTCCCTTGAGGATGCCGATCACCACCAAGGATTGGCCGGCATAGTCGCTTTGAATTTGGACGGCAAGCCGCTCGACGGCCGCGGCGATCGCCTTCTCATCCAATAAGATGTCGCCGCAGGGCTGGGGCATGCCCGGGGCATAGCATCACTCACCCGCCATGAGGAGATGTTTCTTTGGCGGCCGAGATCGGAGTGGCTTCGATCAGGTAGCGTAGGTAGCCGACGTCGGATGTTTTCGAGGCCGTTTTGGCGGAGATCGGAACGCCGAGCTCGCCCCTTCGGAAGAACTCCAAGCGGCTATGCATGCTCTCCTCCCACCGAGCGAGTCGATTCAGGTCGATCCCCGGATTTTGCGGCACCCATTCGGTTTGCTTGACCACCGCCTGGTATCCGCGGCGCTCGATCAGGGCGCTCAGGCTTTGGATGCCCGGGTAGCCCGCCACGTTCAAGAGGATCTTTCCCTGGGGAGCAAGCTTGAATCGAGTTTCGGCCAAGAGGCCGCTCATG
This region includes:
- a CDS encoding long-chain fatty acid--CoA ligase, coding for MAPENILRMFQDAAERRGDEGCLRYKQAGLWQTVSWTQALKWVKSFSESLKKLGVTSGDRVSIIANTRYEWTLLDVAILSLGGVTVPIYHSSVAEEVEHILRDSGTKVIFVENSTQLEKVLKAKRGLPQALKIVMIDGKVMGEDILTFDEFKALAEGSATDFDSRIRQIGLDQLATLVYTSGTTGPPKGVMLHHSNIVYEVEAAERSMPIDPNDTSLIFLPLAHILARVIQFYQLKVGFTHAYAESIDKLLEDIGQVKPHFMVSVPRIFEKIYTKVMNDVENGPSIKRSIFQWALATGKARSQLLLQNKPIPGGLKMKYAIATKLVFSKLHAKLGGRLRFFVSGGAPLSKEIAEFFHAAGILILEGYGLTETTAAININLPTAMAFGSVGKIMPFVEEKIAEDGEILVRGKMVTQGYWNNPEATKAAIDSEGWFHTGDIGEFDAQGMLRITDRKKDIIVTAGGKNVAPQNIENLLKTIPLLSQVVVHGDRRKYLTALVTLNPDEAKAKAAEQGISVSNIAQLSKEPKIFEMVKKLIEEKNHDLPKYESIKRFAILDKDFTIEGGELTPTLKIKRKVINERYKDLFDSLYSE
- the hpt gene encoding hypoxanthine phosphoribosyltransferase, which translates into the protein MPQPCGDILLDEKAIAAAVERLAVQIQSDYAGQSLVVIGILKGAAIFMADLIRRLKLPLRVDFLRVSSYGADGRSGDLRLEFDLTQSVADCHVLVLEDVVDTGQTLRFVRPHLMGKGALSVKFCSLLKKKTSPADLQVDYVGFEVGGDYVVGYGMDLDGFYRNLPWIERCDPTKP